In a genomic window of Anoxybacter fermentans:
- a CDS encoding DUF6575 domain-containing protein, with amino-acid sequence MNENYICLDFIGKLKILEIYEYYDGPRLFSCESISGQKYLAVWIDFDEDSERWLYVPVSNHRLSSVKRGLISLYEAFNCPEDGWLWDVKTFFHDQSNIVTQITPNQLSKEDLPDEDAFLNIQDKTLPDLSEDPCVFATRTRRDVIDLSLTGDSVHLNEIDTGVLGAILLNLQTLIHSLAYKSGGIRGRIPKNIKEATILKTVAVFEGSFGVRLVSKHSANLFNKTPVSEPLEKLMNLLSAKGDREKLSSLMKSLSLKSKIKFRQLLKALKDGNTEIKTIWGSPDLKSNAVSLTIEDINKALEVFELDEKEMTEINSYQGKLVGINMNKYSFEFITVDEERIVGELSEDLYKNVFEVPMFAEVKIKEIYEFNYVTQEEKITSILLEVNEISNPNIKDS; translated from the coding sequence ATGAATGAAAACTATATTTGTTTAGATTTTATCGGAAAATTAAAGATTTTAGAGATTTATGAGTATTATGATGGTCCCAGGCTATTTAGTTGTGAAAGTATTTCAGGTCAAAAATATTTAGCTGTTTGGATTGATTTTGATGAAGATTCAGAAAGATGGTTGTATGTTCCAGTAAGTAATCATAGATTGTCTTCCGTCAAACGTGGACTTATTTCTCTTTATGAAGCTTTTAATTGTCCTGAAGATGGTTGGTTATGGGATGTAAAAACTTTTTTTCATGACCAATCAAACATTGTAACCCAGATTACTCCAAATCAGCTAAGTAAAGAAGACTTACCAGATGAGGATGCTTTTCTTAATATTCAAGATAAAACACTTCCTGATTTATCCGAAGATCCATGTGTGTTTGCCACCAGAACCAGAAGAGATGTGATAGATTTATCTTTAACAGGTGATAGTGTTCATTTAAATGAAATTGATACAGGTGTTTTAGGGGCTATTTTGTTAAATTTACAGACTTTAATACATTCTTTAGCTTATAAATCTGGTGGAATTCGTGGAAGAATACCAAAAAATATTAAAGAAGCTACAATTTTAAAAACTGTAGCCGTTTTTGAAGGTTCGTTTGGTGTTAGACTCGTATCAAAACATTCTGCTAATTTATTTAATAAAACTCCTGTCTCTGAACCTCTTGAAAAATTAATGAATTTACTAAGTGCTAAAGGGGATCGAGAGAAACTTAGTTCTTTGATGAAATCATTGAGTTTGAAATCTAAAATAAAGTTTAGGCAACTATTAAAAGCTCTTAAGGATGGGAACACTGAGATTAAAACTATTTGGGGTTCTCCAGATTTAAAATCTAATGCAGTTTCATTAACAATTGAAGATATTAATAAAGCTTTAGAAGTATTTGAATTAGATGAGAAAGAAATGACAGAAATAAACAGTTATCAGGGTAAACTTGTAGGAATAAATATGAATAAATATAGTTTTGAATTTATTACTGTTGATGAAGAACGAATTGTTGGGGAACTTTCAGAGGATTTATATAAAAATGTTTTTGAAGTACCAATGTTTGCAGAAGTTAAAATTAAAGAGATATATGAATTTAATTATGTTACCCAAGAAGAAAAAATAACTAGCATATTACTTGAAGTAAATGAGATAAGTAATCCTAATATAAAAGATAGTTAG
- a CDS encoding sce7726 family protein produces the protein MKARDIDIRYVLHEKLNKQYGNDEDTVILDELVVCQGEACVDVAVINGTIIGYEIKSERDSLDRLPNQINAYNKVFDIVSIITGNCHLDKISSIVPDWWGIYLAISTETGLEIKQVRSPKPNKNVEAFALAQFLWREEILNLLSKYNLDKGIKRLPKFKLWPYIAENIPLDELKEYVRSCLKSRKELRALKNLKSNTV, from the coding sequence ATGAAGGCTAGAGATATTGATATTCGTTATGTGTTACACGAAAAATTAAATAAACAATATGGTAATGATGAAGACACTGTAATTTTAGATGAACTTGTAGTGTGCCAGGGAGAAGCTTGTGTAGATGTAGCTGTTATAAATGGTACTATTATTGGTTATGAGATTAAAAGTGAAAGGGATTCCTTAGACAGACTACCCAATCAAATAAATGCTTATAACAAGGTTTTTGATATTGTTTCTATTATAACAGGCAACTGCCACTTAGATAAGATTAGTTCAATTGTTCCTGATTGGTGGGGTATTTATTTAGCTATTTCTACAGAGACTGGCCTGGAGATTAAACAAGTCCGTTCTCCAAAACCAAATAAAAATGTTGAGGCATTTGCTCTTGCTCAATTTCTTTGGAGAGAAGAAATATTAAATTTGTTATCAAAATATAATTTAGACAAAGGGATAAAAAGACTTCCAAAATTTAAACTATGGCCTTATATTGCTGAGAATATACCATTGGATGAACTTAAAGAATATGTAAGGTCTTGTTTAAAATCTAGAAAAGAATTAAGAGCTTTGAAAAATTTAAAGTCGAACACTGTATAA